A region from the Sphingomonas sp. S2-65 genome encodes:
- a CDS encoding inorganic phosphate transporter produces the protein MATLALDQAPAATLPRGPRLDYQTHPMAKLLFAAIVLGGFAFAGWSVLTDTRGVGEELALGVFAFLGLALLIALGFEFVNGFHDTANAVATVIYTNSMPAHFAVVWSGFFNFLGVMVSSGAVAYSIITLLPVDLLLNVGSASGFAMIFALLLAAVLWNLGTWYVGLPNSSSHTLIGSVLGVGLANQLIQAGSRGGTAGVDWSQAQKVLTGLWMAPLIGFFAALLLLFVMRMLVRKPELYCAPEGDKAPPKGIRALLIFTCTAVSFSHGSNDGQKGMGLIMLILIGCAPTAYALNRTLPASATPAFVQTANIAATTFDARSGGIDLPADQARGVLTNALQQRKAETPQVFAALESLSRDLTARVASYGSLSKVPAEATSNVRNDMYLVLDSTKLATKKPEGYSAGELKALKEYQSNLEAGTRFIPVWVKIVVALALGLGTMIGWKRIVVTVGEKIGKQHMTYGMGASAELVAAATILAADRFGLPVSTTHILSSGVAGASVASGSGLQARTVRNLALAWLLTLPAAMLLSGGLYWVMLNAVRVFGL, from the coding sequence ATGGCCACGCTCGCACTGGACCAGGCCCCCGCAGCCACGCTGCCGAGGGGCCCTCGACTCGATTATCAAACCCATCCGATGGCCAAGCTGCTGTTCGCCGCAATCGTGCTTGGCGGCTTCGCATTCGCCGGCTGGAGCGTGCTGACCGACACGCGCGGCGTCGGCGAGGAGCTGGCGCTCGGCGTCTTCGCCTTTCTCGGCCTGGCGCTGCTGATCGCGCTGGGCTTCGAGTTCGTGAACGGGTTCCACGACACCGCCAACGCGGTGGCGACGGTGATCTACACCAATTCGATGCCCGCGCACTTCGCGGTGGTGTGGTCCGGCTTCTTCAACTTCCTGGGCGTGATGGTCTCGTCGGGGGCGGTCGCTTATTCGATCATCACGCTGCTGCCGGTCGACCTGCTGCTCAACGTTGGGTCGGCCTCTGGCTTCGCGATGATTTTCGCGCTGCTGCTCGCGGCGGTGCTGTGGAACCTCGGCACCTGGTATGTCGGGCTGCCGAACAGCTCGTCGCACACGCTGATCGGCTCGGTGCTCGGCGTCGGCCTGGCCAACCAGCTGATCCAGGCGGGGTCTCGCGGCGGCACCGCCGGCGTCGACTGGAGCCAGGCGCAGAAGGTGCTGACCGGGCTGTGGATGGCGCCGTTGATCGGCTTCTTCGCCGCGCTGCTGCTGTTGTTCGTGATGCGGATGCTGGTGCGCAAGCCCGAGCTGTACTGCGCGCCCGAGGGCGACAAGGCGCCGCCCAAGGGCATTCGCGCGCTGCTGATCTTCACCTGCACCGCGGTGTCGTTCAGCCATGGCTCGAATGACGGGCAAAAGGGCATGGGCCTGATCATGCTGATCCTGATCGGCTGCGCGCCGACGGCCTATGCGCTGAACCGGACGCTGCCGGCGAGCGCGACTCCGGCGTTCGTCCAGACCGCCAACATCGCGGCGACGACCTTCGACGCGCGTAGCGGCGGGATCGACCTGCCGGCCGATCAGGCGCGCGGGGTGCTCACCAACGCGCTTCAGCAGCGCAAGGCCGAGACCCCGCAGGTCTTCGCTGCGCTGGAAAGCCTGTCGCGCGATCTGACCGCCCGGGTAGCCAGCTACGGCTCGCTCAGCAAGGTGCCGGCGGAAGCGACTTCGAACGTCCGCAACGACATGTATCTGGTGCTCGACAGCACCAAGCTGGCGACCAAGAAGCCCGAGGGTTATTCGGCAGGCGAGCTCAAGGCACTGAAGGAATATCAGTCGAACCTGGAGGCCGGCACGCGCTTTATCCCGGTCTGGGTCAAGATCGTCGTCGCGCTGGCGCTGGGCCTCGGCACGATGATCGGCTGGAAGCGGATCGTCGTCACGGTGGGCGAGAAGATCGGCAAGCAGCACATGACCTATGGCATGGGCGCGTCGGCCGAGCTGGTCGCGGCCGCCACGATCCTGGCGGCCGACCGCTTCGGCCTGCCGGTGTCGACCACGCATATCCTGTCCTCGGGCGTCGCGGGTGCCTCGGTCGCGAGCGGGTCGGGGTTGCAGGCGCGCACCGTACGCAATCTGGCGCTGGCCTGGCTGCTGACGCTGCCCGCGGCGATGCTGCTGTCGGGCGGGCTGTACTGGGTGATGCTGAACGCCGTGCGGGTGTTCGGGCTTTAA
- a CDS encoding MFS transporter, producing the protein MTKSAGHPVSHRRILLASLVGTSVEFYDFYIYATAAALVFPALFFPAEDPTVRQLLSYASFSVAFFARPLGGLVFGHFGDRLGRKSTLVASLMLMGLSTVLIAFLPTYAMIGWVAPALLCLMRFGQGLGLGGEWGGASLLAVENAPPGWANRYGSFPPLGAPVGFIFANGFFLVLGAVMSDGQFREWGWRLPFLASGLLVGLGLWVRLRLTETPAFVKAAEAGPPPRVPIGELLRTQLVPTIAGTVGTVACFALFYIATVFVIGYGTKDLGYDRETFLGVEMAAILFMAAGIVTAGVWADRTSATTILMRGCILTVPVALVMGWMVAGDALPLLFVWLAAALFVMGLVYGPLGAWLPSLFPARVRYTGVSVTFNLGGIIGGGLTPLIAETLVKRGGLLWVGGYLSGAALLSLAGLLLIRRRAAA; encoded by the coding sequence ATGACCAAGTCCGCCGGGCATCCAGTTTCGCACCGCCGCATCCTGCTCGCCAGCCTGGTGGGCACTTCGGTCGAATTCTACGACTTCTACATCTACGCGACGGCCGCCGCGCTCGTGTTTCCGGCGCTGTTCTTCCCGGCGGAGGACCCGACGGTTCGCCAGCTGCTGTCCTATGCCAGCTTCAGCGTGGCGTTCTTTGCGCGGCCATTGGGCGGTCTGGTATTCGGCCATTTCGGCGACCGGCTGGGGCGCAAGTCGACCTTGGTCGCGTCGCTGATGCTGATGGGGCTGTCGACGGTGCTGATCGCGTTCCTGCCCACCTATGCGATGATCGGCTGGGTGGCGCCGGCATTGCTGTGCCTGATGCGCTTCGGCCAGGGGCTGGGACTGGGCGGCGAATGGGGCGGCGCCAGCCTGCTCGCGGTGGAGAACGCGCCGCCGGGCTGGGCCAATCGCTATGGCAGCTTTCCGCCGCTCGGCGCGCCGGTCGGGTTTATCTTCGCCAACGGCTTCTTCCTGGTGCTCGGCGCGGTGATGAGCGACGGGCAGTTCCGCGAATGGGGATGGCGACTGCCGTTCCTCGCAAGCGGGCTGCTGGTCGGGCTAGGGCTCTGGGTGCGGCTGCGGCTCACCGAGACCCCTGCGTTCGTGAAGGCGGCGGAGGCGGGGCCGCCGCCCCGCGTGCCGATCGGCGAACTGCTGCGCACGCAGCTGGTGCCGACCATCGCCGGAACGGTGGGCACCGTCGCCTGCTTCGCCCTTTTCTACATCGCGACGGTGTTCGTCATCGGCTACGGCACCAAGGATCTCGGCTACGACCGCGAGACGTTCCTTGGCGTCGAGATGGCGGCGATCCTGTTCATGGCGGCCGGCATCGTCACCGCCGGCGTATGGGCCGACCGCACCAGCGCGACGACGATCCTGATGCGCGGCTGCATCCTCACCGTGCCGGTGGCGCTGGTGATGGGGTGGATGGTAGCCGGCGATGCCTTGCCGCTGCTGTTCGTCTGGCTGGCCGCCGCGCTGTTCGTGATGGGGCTGGTCTATGGCCCGCTCGGCGCTTGGCTGCCCAGCCTGTTTCCAGCGCGGGTGCGCTACACCGGCGTTTCGGTGACCTTCAACCTGGGCGGGATCATCGGCGGCGGGCTCACGCCGCTCATCGCCGAGACGCTGGTGAAGCGCGGCGGGCTGCTGTGGGTCGGCGGCTATCTGTCGGGCGCGGCGCTGCTGAGCCTCGCCGGACTGTTGCTGATCAGGCGACGCGCAGCAGCGTAA
- the rsmD gene encoding 16S rRNA (guanine(966)-N(2))-methyltransferase RsmD translates to MRVIAGTWRGRPLTAPKGETTRPTADRTREALFSMLTSRLGSFEELAVADLFAGSGALGLEALSRGAASCLFVEQDKPALDALKANIAKLGATRAQVRPGSVLALGPAPQPLDLILMDPPYGTGAGSVALDKLGRLGWAGPATWISIETAKDEEIDVAGFTVDVSRVHGKARLTLLRVA, encoded by the coding sequence ATGCGTGTCATCGCAGGAACCTGGCGCGGTCGACCGCTCACCGCCCCCAAGGGTGAGACGACTCGCCCGACCGCCGACCGCACGCGCGAGGCGCTGTTCTCGATGCTGACCAGCCGCCTCGGAAGCTTCGAGGAACTGGCAGTCGCCGACCTGTTCGCTGGCTCGGGCGCGCTGGGGCTGGAGGCGCTGTCGCGCGGCGCCGCCTCCTGCCTGTTCGTCGAACAGGACAAGCCGGCGCTGGACGCCCTCAAGGCCAACATCGCCAAGCTCGGCGCAACGCGCGCGCAGGTGCGGCCCGGCTCGGTGCTCGCGCTGGGTCCGGCGCCGCAGCCGCTCGACCTGATCCTGATGGACCCGCCTTACGGCACCGGCGCGGGTTCGGTCGCGCTCGACAAGCTCGGCCGGTTGGGCTGGGCCGGGCCCGCCACCTGGATCAGCATCGAGACGGCGAAGGACGAGGAGATCGATGTCGCGGGCTTTACCGTCGACGTCTCCCGCGTCCACGGCAAGGCCCGGCTTACGCTGCTGCGCGTCGCCTGA